The DNA region TCCACACCACCCTCTCCCAAAGAGGACTGGTCCAGAAATCTTTGCGATTGCATAGTGTATTACAGCTCCCTGGAATACTCCAAGGGAGATGTAGTACCAGAAGCCCTCGATCTGCATGTTTTCGGCTCTCAAAATTCCAAGGTAGAGCAGCATGTAGCTTCCAACACCCAGCTGGACCAGTAACCTTCCATGCTGAAACTCTGCACCCATAAGATAAATTCCAGCAGACACCAGAGAGCCTATGTAGAGAAAATTGAAAAGATAGAATGGGTTGGCTGTCCATGAAGATAAAAAAAGTGCCAGTGATAGAAACAAAGAGAAGATTATGGATGGGAGTAGCCATCTGGATGTGATCATGGCTTTTCACAGGTTATCATGAAAATTGTTCTATCCGCAATGCTAACAGCCCTGTCCCCAACCCTCTCAAGGAACCTCGCTATGAACAGAAGGTTAACAAGGTAGGATATTGCCTCCTTATCCTCAAACATGCTTGCTGTTACATGCTCCAGTGTCTGGTCAAAGAGGTCATCCACCTTATCATCGTCATGCCTGAGTTCCCTTGCCATGTCCATGTTCTGGTCCAGGAATGCGTAGATACCCTTGGATAGCATCATCTGGACAAAGTCAGACATGTGTTTGAGGTCCTCCATTGGCTTTCGGGGTATCTCCTCATCCTTAAGTTTTTCAGCAGCCTCTGCTATATTGGCTGAGAGGTAACCTATCCTCTTGAGGTGACTTCCAACCTTGATGCATGCCTCTATGAATCTCAGATCACGTGCAACTGGCTGTTCAGCAGCTATTAAACTTATTGATTTTCTTTCAAGGTTAAAAACCATTTCATCAATTATCTTACTGTTTCTGATGACCTTCTCCTTTTTCTCATCATCGTATTCCATCAGGAGGTCAATTGCAGTCTTGTGTGTCTTGAGGGTTTTCTGGGAAACTTCCTCCATGTCCTTTCTGAGGTCCTTAAGCTTTTTGCGGAAGAGTATCCGCGGATATTTCTTCTCCATCTAAAAGTCCTCCTTGGATTTATAGTCACTGATAAGTCTTTCAATTGACTCATCACTTGGAACCCTTATCCTGTACCTTTCAAGGAGCTCATCCCTTGAGGAGACATCCATGAACATCTCATTTATTATTATATCTGCCTCAAGGGGTATTGAAAGTTTTGATTCATCGTTGAGTTCAATGAGTGTGCTGAAGAGGTCCTCATCAGCCTCATAGACCTCAATGATTGAATCATCGTTTATTTCTATCTTCTCCATTGCCTTGTGGCTGTGTGACTCCTCAAGTGTGCTGAGGTTGAGGTGCCAGGCCCCCACTATCATTTCCTTCATTATGAAGACTATGGCCTCACTTTCACCGCTTAGAATCCTGATATAGGAAAACTCAGGGAGTGATGAACTCCTGAGGGCCCTATAATCCATTTTTTTAGGGTTATCAAATGGCAGCCACATTAAATCCCCCCAAACTATTTCATGAGCACGCTGTAGAATACCTTGTGATGTATAACCCTCTTACCCACTATGAGGTATGCTATCCTGTCATCCATCCCCATGACATGGTGCCCCATACTGAGAAGGTTCCTTGCAACCAGAACCAGGTTACCTGACTCCATGAAATCCCCCTGCGAATCATGGAGCTGGTTATAGAATTCCTGCAGCTGGAGATAATTCTTGGTGGACCTCTTGAGTAGCTGTATATCCCTGTTCATGAGGGCTCCGAGGGCGTCATTTATCATGTCCTGGATGGTCTGTGACATGAACTCTATGTGGGGTGGTATGACGGTGTCGGTGCTGTCAATGGCATACCTTGCAATGTAGGCTGAGAGTATGTTTATCCTTTCAAGTTCGATTGATGTTCTGAGTATGGCGGAGGCGAGTCTGAGGTCCTTTGCGACAGGCTGGTGGAGTCCTATTATTTTGAGACAGTCATCCTCTATCCTGTAGCTCTCCTCATTGACACCTGCTGTTTCCTCTATTATTCTTTCAGCGGTTTCAACATCCTTCTTAATATAGCTGGATACAGAGCTCCTAACCCTTTCAGATGTCACATTACCATATTCAACAGCCTCATTCAGCACCTTTGAAAGTTTGTTTTCAAGGATAACACCAATCAATTACTTCACCACTCAAGCTTTTCATCCAAACCTTCCTGTAATGTAGTCCTCGGTCCTCTTATCCCGGGGTTCTATGAATATCTCCTCAGTAAGGCCGCTCTCGACTATTTCGCCGTGCAGGAAGAATGCTGTGTACTTTGAAATCCTTGTTGCCTGCTGCATGTTATGGGTGACTATGATTATGGTGTAATCCCTCTTCAGCTTGTGAATGAGGTCCTCTATCTTGGTGGTGGATATGGGGTCAAGGGCTGAACATGGTTCGTCCATCAGTATGACCTCTGGCTCTATTGCTATGGTCCTTGCGATGCAGAGTCTCTGCTGCTGACCGCCTGAGAGGCCAAGGGCGGACTTATCAAGTTTATCCTTAACCTCATCCCAGAGTGCCGCTGCCTTGAGACTCTCCTCCACCCTTTCCTCTAGGAAGTCCCTGTCATCATAGCCATGAACCCTGAGTCCATAGGCCACGTTCTCGAATATTGACTTTGGGAAGGGGTTGGGCTTCTGAAAGACCATGCCAACCTTCTTCCTGAGCTCCACAACGTCCATCTGGGGGTCATAGATGTCCACGCCATCAAGGTATACATGTCCCTCGTGTCTGAATCCCGGGATGACGTCGTTCATCCTGTTGAGTGTCCTGATGAATGTGGACTTCCCACAACCTGAGGGCCCTATCAGGGCCGTGACGGTGTTTTTTGGAATCTTCAGGTTCACATCCTTGAGGATGTGTGCCTCGTCAAAGTAAACGTTGAGGTCTTCAACTTCAATTCTGTACATAAGATCACCTATCTTCCCATCATCTTCCTTCTGTATCTATCAACAAGAGTGTTCGTGAGAACCGTGATGAGGAGCACGATTATTACAAGGACGGCTGCGGTTCCATATGCATTTTTGAGTGAAAGAC from Methanothermobacter sp. K4 includes:
- the phoU gene encoding phosphate signaling complex protein PhoU, coding for MEKKYPRILFRKKLKDLRKDMEEVSQKTLKTHKTAIDLLMEYDDEKKEKVIRNSKIIDEMVFNLERKSISLIAAEQPVARDLRFIEACIKVGSHLKRIGYLSANIAEAAEKLKDEEIPRKPMEDLKHMSDFVQMMLSKGIYAFLDQNMDMARELRHDDDKVDDLFDQTLEHVTASMFEDKEAISYLVNLLFIARFLERVGDRAVSIADRTIFMITCEKP
- a CDS encoding DUF2226 domain-containing protein, giving the protein MDYRALRSSSLPEFSYIRILSGESEAIVFIMKEMIVGAWHLNLSTLEESHSHKAMEKIEINDDSIIEVYEADEDLFSTLIELNDESKLSIPLEADIIINEMFMDVSSRDELLERYRIRVPSDESIERLISDYKSKEDF
- a CDS encoding phosphate uptake regulator PhoU, whose product is MIGVILENKLSKVLNEAVEYGNVTSERVRSSVSSYIKKDVETAERIIEETAGVNEESYRIEDDCLKIIGLHQPVAKDLRLASAILRTSIELERINILSAYIARYAIDSTDTVIPPHIEFMSQTIQDMINDALGALMNRDIQLLKRSTKNYLQLQEFYNQLHDSQGDFMESGNLVLVARNLLSMGHHVMGMDDRIAYLIVGKRVIHHKVFYSVLMK
- the pstB gene encoding phosphate ABC transporter ATP-binding protein PstB, which gives rise to MYRIEVEDLNVYFDEAHILKDVNLKIPKNTVTALIGPSGCGKSTFIRTLNRMNDVIPGFRHEGHVYLDGVDIYDPQMDVVELRKKVGMVFQKPNPFPKSIFENVAYGLRVHGYDDRDFLEERVEESLKAAALWDEVKDKLDKSALGLSGGQQQRLCIARTIAIEPEVILMDEPCSALDPISTTKIEDLIHKLKRDYTIIIVTHNMQQATRISKYTAFFLHGEIVESGLTEEIFIEPRDKRTEDYITGRFG